ACCGTAGAACTTACGTCCGGCGGCATTTACCGCTTTTTCTACTTCACTGCCTTCTTTTTCCAGAGAGGCAGATACGCCAATGACATCCGCGCCAGCTTCTGCCAGTGCTACTGCCATGCCCATACCGATACCTCTTTTACAACCTGTTACCAGCGCTGTTTTTCCTGTCAGATCAAAAGACTGTAAGATCATATGATTGTAATACTGTTTTTACTGATTGATGTCGATTTCCAGCGGAGCATTCAGTTTATCTGCGAATGTTTGCAGGTAGGTAAACCATCCTGCGGCGTTGGTATACATGCCGGCCTTGTTCCAGGCCGCTCCGAAATAATACACAAATGGTTCCTGTACATTGATAGTGGTAGTGGCGAGCAAATGCTGTCCGGTCAGCAGCATACGTTGCTTCTTTGCGGGCACGATCATGCCAAGTCCAGTAATACCGTCCTGACCATGTTCCGGTTCCCAGTACCCCACGACACCGTTCTTCTCATCCAGCAGCATGGTACCCTGCTGCATCCTTCTCACAATACCAGTTGCAACAGGTAGTATATCCCCTGCCGATAATTTGTATTGTACACTCATTTTATTTAACTGTGAACCTGCATCCAGCGAGATCGTTTTTATCACGGAAACAGTGTTCCTCCCCGCTTGCCATGGCTCATATCCCAGCTGAAAAGTGCAGCGTAAAGGACCACTGTCCAGTACTTTCCATGTCCTGTAGTGACGCGGGAAATAGATAGAATCATTGAAATACGGAGCAATATCACCAGCGCCCAATGTCAGGCCTACGGAATAATAGTCAAGTCCGTCGCCATTATCATGATGGTAATCGTTGGTCTTATACCATTTGTTGACGATGAGTTCAGGAGTTCGTTTCACCCATACATCAATACCATGTGCATTTTCAGCCGGAAAATTCTCTAATGCAGCACCATACATACGAAAGGCAATACGATCATTCTCCCATGCAAAGTCATCCTTACGCTCAGGCACAAAACGTGCATAGGTACGTGGTTTTACATTGGAAGGAGTGCCAGGTACAGCTGCTATTACGATACTGCTGTTAGCCGGAATGCTTACCTGCACCAGCAACAACTGAGGCTGCGGCGTCCCTTCGTAGGTTAGCTGATAAGGCAGTTCCTTACCCGTCTTTTTATTGATGATCTTAAAAGTACCGGCCAGTCCCTGCAATTTTGCATAAGGTATTTCCACAATCTCGGCTGAGCGGGCGATGGCAGATGGGTTCTTTATAGTAATGCTTACC
The DNA window shown above is from Chitinophaga agri and carries:
- a CDS encoding DUF4861 family protein, whose amino-acid sequence is MKRILLLLMAAGLWHTALAAGSTDKEQTAAVSITIKNPSAIARSAEIVEIPYAKLQGLAGTFKIINKKTGKELPYQLTYEGTPQPQLLLVQVSIPANSSIVIAAVPGTPSNVKPRTYARFVPERKDDFAWENDRIAFRMYGAALENFPAENAHGIDVWVKRTPELIVNKWYKTNDYHHDNGDGLDYYSVGLTLGAGDIAPYFNDSIYFPRHYRTWKVLDSGPLRCTFQLGYEPWQAGRNTVSVIKTISLDAGSQLNKMSVQYKLSAGDILPVATGIVRRMQQGTMLLDEKNGVVGYWEPEHGQDGITGLGMIVPAKKQRMLLTGQHLLATTTINVQEPFVYYFGAAWNKAGMYTNAAGWFTYLQTFADKLNAPLEIDINQ